In the Agrococcus sp. Marseille-Q4369 genome, one interval contains:
- a CDS encoding FtsX-like permease family protein gives MRLAALVREAVAAAWGTKVASAVSIEMVAGMVIAVLLTTGRTVGAQQGVVETLDDAGTRAVVVRAQEGSGLDTSALARLHGVSSIAWLGGFGSAVDATNSMLPGGTKVPIRVGFGLDLATLGVTEPGVPGAAYASAAALEQLGMESAAGAVTTADGLDYSIGGRIEVPEHLAFLEPLIVVPVEPQHAPTLDGRATSAQVLRGESLAVLVAIADDASHVAAVTDAVQGVLDIVDPQLATIETSEQLAQLRELVDAQLGGAGRALVIAIFGLTAVLVAAILYALVMMRRKDFGRRRALGASQGLIVGLVLTQVAALGCVGALLGGAVSFTAMAVGGDPQPPPAYYAAIMILAAVTATIAALVPAAAAARRDPARELRVP, from the coding sequence GTGAGGCTTGCCGCGCTCGTCCGGGAGGCCGTCGCCGCGGCGTGGGGCACCAAGGTCGCCTCAGCCGTGTCGATCGAGATGGTCGCCGGCATGGTGATCGCGGTGCTGCTCACGACCGGCCGCACCGTCGGCGCGCAGCAGGGCGTCGTCGAGACGCTCGACGACGCGGGCACGCGTGCGGTCGTGGTGCGCGCACAAGAGGGATCGGGGCTCGACACCTCGGCGCTCGCTCGGCTCCATGGAGTCTCGTCGATCGCGTGGCTCGGCGGCTTCGGCTCCGCCGTCGACGCGACCAACTCGATGCTGCCCGGTGGCACCAAGGTGCCTATCCGGGTCGGCTTCGGGCTCGACCTCGCGACTTTGGGCGTGACCGAGCCCGGCGTGCCCGGCGCCGCCTACGCATCCGCCGCCGCGCTCGAGCAACTCGGCATGGAGTCCGCCGCCGGTGCCGTCACGACCGCCGACGGCCTGGACTACTCGATCGGCGGTCGCATCGAGGTGCCCGAGCACCTCGCGTTCCTCGAGCCGCTCATCGTCGTGCCGGTCGAGCCGCAGCACGCGCCGACTCTCGACGGCCGCGCCACGAGCGCCCAGGTGCTTCGCGGCGAGAGCCTGGCGGTGCTCGTGGCGATCGCCGACGACGCCTCGCACGTCGCCGCCGTGACCGATGCGGTGCAGGGCGTGCTCGACATCGTCGACCCGCAGCTCGCCACCATCGAGACGAGCGAGCAGCTCGCGCAGCTGCGCGAACTTGTCGACGCGCAGCTCGGCGGCGCCGGGCGCGCGCTCGTCATCGCCATCTTCGGGCTCACCGCGGTGCTCGTCGCCGCGATCCTCTACGCGCTCGTGATGATGCGGCGCAAGGACTTCGGCCGCCGCCGCGCGCTGGGTGCGAGCCAGGGCCTGATCGTCGGGCTCGTGCTGACACAGGTCGCGGCACTCGGATGCGTCGGGGCACTCCTGGGCGGCGCCGTCTCGTTCACCGCGATGGCCGTCGGCGGCGACCCGCAGCCGCCGCCCGCATACTACGCGGCCATAATGATCCTCGCGGCGGTCACCGCGACCATCGCGGCGCTCGTACCGGCAGCTGCGGCGGCCAGGCGCGACCCGGCGAGAGAACTACGAGTGCCATGA
- a CDS encoding ATP-binding cassette domain-containing protein yields MLTAPPATATRTMLAARDVSFGYQRSAPVIEGFDDDFVAGEVVALTGPSGRGKSTLLYVLGLMLAPAAGRVEVDGADASGLRDAHRARLRADTFGFVFQDAALDVTRTVLDNVLETTLYRGEARGALEQRALELLDQFGVSVRADHKPGQISGGQAQRIAVCRALLGDPRILLADEPTGNLDAVSAATVVGALRAQAARGAAVIVATHDRDVMAQCDRRVEL; encoded by the coding sequence GTGCTGACCGCCCCGCCCGCCACCGCCACCCGCACCATGCTCGCCGCACGCGACGTCTCCTTCGGCTACCAGCGGTCGGCGCCGGTCATCGAGGGATTCGACGACGACTTCGTCGCCGGCGAGGTCGTCGCGCTCACGGGGCCCTCGGGCCGCGGGAAGTCGACCCTGCTCTACGTGCTCGGGCTCATGCTCGCGCCCGCCGCCGGCCGCGTCGAGGTCGACGGGGCGGATGCGTCGGGGTTGCGTGACGCGCATCGCGCACGCCTGCGCGCCGACACCTTCGGGTTCGTCTTCCAGGACGCGGCGCTCGACGTGACCCGCACCGTGCTCGACAACGTGCTCGAGACGACCCTGTACCGCGGCGAGGCGCGAGGAGCGCTGGAGCAGCGCGCGCTCGAGCTGCTCGACCAGTTCGGCGTCTCGGTGCGCGCCGACCACAAGCCGGGTCAGATCTCAGGCGGCCAGGCGCAGCGCATCGCGGTGTGCCGGGCGCTGCTGGGCGACCCACGGATCCTGCTCGCCGACGAGCCGACTGGCAACCTCGACGCCGTCTCGGCGGCCACGGTCGTCGGCGCGCTGCGCGCGCAAGCCGCTCGCGGTGCCGCGGTGATCGTCGCGACGCACGACCGCGACGTGATGGCGCAGTGCGACCGCAGGGTCGAGCTGTGA
- a CDS encoding peptidoglycan-binding domain-containing protein — translation MFAPPQQVLEADAFSTVAVVPGEVGSSIALNSIATWTTSPIALNGASGTVTSVDIAPGTAVEKGQRLYSVNLRPVVAGQGAIPAYGPIAHGVAGPQVTQLQQLMTDLGFWRGAVNARYTAPFATAVRNWQRASGFPVDGVVQAGDIVWVPQLPARMSLDGETIATGRLVAAGEGDIVALGAAPSFTIPMQQAQTRFAPTGTRVLVRAPDGAQWEAVAASQTPDPLNSETIHVELTAPDGGPVCADACDQVGAEGQSTLMSEIITVPVEAGLVVPTSAITTAADGAAFVTDAGGERLEVTVVQSARGMSLVEGVDEGLQVRIPVAQGG, via the coding sequence GTGTTTGCGCCGCCGCAGCAGGTGCTCGAGGCGGACGCGTTCTCGACGGTCGCGGTCGTGCCGGGCGAGGTAGGTTCATCGATCGCGTTGAACTCCATTGCGACTTGGACGACGAGCCCCATCGCGTTGAATGGCGCATCGGGTACCGTCACGAGCGTCGACATCGCGCCTGGCACCGCCGTCGAGAAGGGACAGCGCCTCTACTCCGTCAACCTGCGGCCGGTCGTCGCGGGCCAGGGCGCCATCCCCGCGTACGGGCCGATAGCGCATGGCGTCGCTGGCCCGCAGGTGACGCAGCTGCAGCAGCTGATGACCGACCTCGGCTTCTGGCGCGGCGCGGTCAACGCGCGCTACACGGCGCCCTTCGCGACCGCCGTGCGCAACTGGCAGCGCGCATCCGGCTTCCCTGTCGACGGGGTCGTGCAGGCGGGGGACATCGTCTGGGTGCCGCAGCTGCCCGCGCGCATGTCGCTCGATGGCGAGACGATCGCGACCGGCCGGCTCGTCGCCGCCGGCGAGGGCGACATCGTGGCGCTCGGCGCTGCTCCGTCGTTCACGATCCCGATGCAGCAGGCGCAGACGCGCTTCGCCCCCACCGGCACGCGCGTGCTCGTGCGGGCGCCTGACGGCGCGCAGTGGGAGGCGGTCGCGGCATCGCAGACGCCCGACCCGTTGAACAGCGAGACGATCCACGTCGAGCTCACCGCCCCCGACGGCGGCCCCGTGTGCGCGGATGCGTGCGACCAGGTCGGCGCGGAGGGCCAGTCGACCCTCATGAGCGAGATCATCACGGTGCCCGTGGAGGCGGGCCTCGTCGTGCCCACCTCGGCGATCACCACCGCGGCCGACGGCGCGGCGTTCGTGACCGACGCGGGGGGCGAGCGGCTGGAGGTGACGGTCGTGCAGTCGGCGCGCGGAATGAGCCTCGTCGAGGGCGTCGACGAGGGGCTGCAGGTGCGCATCCCCGTCGCCCAGGGCGGGTGA
- the pheA gene encoding prephenate dehydratase has product MIQPRVVTFLGPRGTFTEAALEQVPGLEQTERVPVANVAEALAAVSEGRSDAAMIAIENSIEGGVTAAQDALAATPGLRILSEHVVSVNFSLVALPGTRLDDIRVVSAHPVAWAQCSGWLQRELPGRAHLPAASNVTAAADLGASGAQAALSTPTIGEWVDGLDVLADRIGDNPDAVTRFLFVGSAGAPGEPTGADKTSLVVELPSDEPGMLLDMLEQFATRGVNLSLIQSRPIGDRLGRYRFVIDADGHIKDERVADALLGLKRFSPSVTFLGSYPRADGQRIHVERRYTDRSFVEARDWLRGLVAGEPAAG; this is encoded by the coding sequence ATGATCCAGCCCCGCGTCGTGACGTTCCTCGGACCCCGCGGCACGTTCACCGAGGCGGCGCTCGAGCAGGTGCCCGGGCTCGAGCAGACCGAGCGCGTGCCGGTCGCGAACGTCGCCGAGGCACTCGCGGCGGTCTCCGAGGGCCGCTCCGACGCCGCGATGATCGCGATCGAGAACTCGATCGAGGGCGGCGTCACCGCCGCGCAGGACGCGCTCGCCGCCACGCCGGGCCTCCGCATCCTCTCCGAGCACGTCGTGAGCGTGAACTTCTCGCTCGTCGCCCTGCCCGGCACGCGCCTCGACGACATCCGCGTCGTCTCCGCGCATCCCGTCGCGTGGGCGCAGTGCTCAGGCTGGCTGCAGCGCGAGCTGCCCGGTCGCGCCCACCTGCCGGCAGCATCGAACGTCACGGCCGCCGCCGATCTCGGCGCGAGCGGCGCGCAAGCCGCGCTCTCGACGCCCACGATCGGCGAGTGGGTCGACGGGCTCGACGTGCTGGCCGACCGGATCGGCGACAACCCGGATGCGGTGACCCGGTTCCTGTTCGTCGGCAGCGCCGGCGCGCCGGGGGAGCCGACCGGCGCTGACAAGACGAGCCTCGTCGTCGAGCTGCCGAGCGACGAGCCGGGCATGCTGCTCGACATGCTCGAGCAGTTCGCGACGCGGGGCGTCAACCTCTCGCTCATCCAGTCCCGGCCCATCGGAGACCGGCTCGGCCGCTACCGCTTCGTCATCGACGCCGACGGCCACATCAAGGACGAGCGGGTGGCGGATGCGCTGCTCGGCCTCAAGCGCTTCTCCCCGTCGGTGACGTTCCTGGGCTCGTACCCGCGGGCCGATGGCCAGCGGATCCACGTCGAGCGCCGCTACACCGACCGCTCGTTCGTCGAGGCGCGCGACTGGCTGCGGGGGCTGGTCGCGGGCGAGCCAGCGGCGGGCTGA
- a CDS encoding diacylglycerol kinase family protein has translation MRAGIVYNPVKVDRDTLARQVETAEPIEWSEPVWFETDADDSGRAAVKAALAEDIDLLIVAGGDGTVRVAADEIASTDVPLAIVPAGTGNLLARNLGIDVTDRVQALRTAFGGAEREIDLGELEIQAPDGTRSKHAFAVMAGFGLDAEMIDKTDEGLKKKVGWLAYVDAAGRVISSLDKVRVAVRMDGGRTTRTTVNTMLIGNCGTVTNGIIILPDAAIDDGMLDIALVRPRGARGWMQLAGYIARNNLLVTKLLRRRGHLGRQRTGAALGYGQAKETHARLDEPRAVQVDGDVVGEAIALRAGIREDALRVRVPAEHARDEGPAV, from the coding sequence ATGCGCGCAGGCATCGTCTACAACCCGGTGAAGGTCGATCGCGACACCCTCGCCCGGCAGGTCGAGACCGCCGAGCCGATCGAGTGGTCGGAGCCCGTGTGGTTCGAGACGGATGCGGACGACTCCGGCCGCGCCGCGGTCAAGGCGGCGCTCGCCGAGGATATCGACCTGCTGATCGTCGCGGGCGGCGACGGCACCGTGCGCGTCGCGGCCGACGAGATCGCGAGCACCGACGTGCCGCTCGCGATCGTGCCCGCGGGCACCGGCAACCTGCTTGCCCGGAACCTCGGCATCGACGTCACCGACCGCGTCCAGGCCCTGCGGACCGCGTTCGGCGGCGCCGAGCGCGAGATCGACCTCGGCGAGCTCGAGATCCAGGCGCCAGACGGCACGCGCTCGAAGCACGCGTTCGCGGTCATGGCCGGCTTCGGCCTCGACGCCGAGATGATCGACAAGACCGACGAGGGACTCAAGAAGAAGGTCGGCTGGCTCGCCTACGTGGATGCGGCCGGTCGCGTCATCTCGTCGCTCGACAAGGTGCGCGTGGCGGTGCGGATGGATGGCGGCCGGACGACGCGAACGACTGTCAACACGATGCTCATCGGCAACTGCGGCACCGTGACGAACGGCATCATCATCCTCCCCGACGCGGCGATCGACGACGGGATGCTCGACATCGCCCTCGTGCGGCCGCGCGGTGCGCGCGGCTGGATGCAGCTCGCCGGCTACATCGCCCGCAACAACCTGCTCGTCACGAAGCTGCTGCGCCGCCGCGGGCACCTCGGCCGGCAGCGCACGGGTGCGGCGCTCGGCTACGGGCAGGCGAAGGAGACGCACGCGCGGCTCGACGAGCCGCGGGCGGTGCAGGTCGACGGCGACGTCGTGGGCGAGGCGATCGCGCTCCGCGCCGGCATCCGCGAGGACGCGCTGCGGGTGCGGGTGCCGGCCGAGCACGCGCGCGACGAGGGCCCCGCGGTCTAG
- the serS gene encoding serine--tRNA ligase: MIDPQLLRDQPDLVRESQERRGDPVSHVDDALTAEAARRAAITEFERLRAEQNAHGKLVGQAAKEDRPALIEQGKSLAAGVKEAQARVSEAEAAFDTAVSRLGNVVHPDVPAGEEANFVTLATHGEERSFDFEPRDHVELGESLKAFDIARGAKVAGSRFYYLTGIGMRLELAIMLLGLDQVLADGFTPLTTPTLVRPEIMRGTGFLGEHADEVYHLPADDLYLTGTSEVALAGFHADEIIDVDEPKRYAGWSTCYRREAGSAGRDTRGILRVHQFNKLEMFSYVKPDEAEAEHDRMRALQERMLQACELDYRVIDVAAGDLGSSAARKFDIEAWIPSQQQYRELTSTSNCTTFQSRRLGTRYRTESGKTAPVATLNGTAATTRWLVAILETHQQADGSVRVPAALQPYLGGLAVIEPVEPATVGA, translated from the coding sequence GTGATCGATCCCCAGCTGCTGCGCGACCAGCCCGACCTCGTGCGCGAGAGCCAGGAGCGCCGCGGCGACCCCGTCTCGCACGTCGACGACGCGCTGACCGCCGAGGCCGCCCGCCGCGCCGCCATCACCGAGTTCGAGCGGCTGCGCGCCGAGCAGAACGCGCACGGCAAGCTCGTCGGCCAGGCCGCCAAGGAGGACCGCCCCGCGCTCATCGAGCAGGGCAAGTCGCTCGCCGCCGGCGTGAAGGAGGCGCAAGCGCGCGTCAGCGAGGCCGAGGCCGCCTTCGACACCGCCGTCTCGCGGCTCGGCAACGTCGTGCACCCCGACGTGCCGGCGGGCGAGGAGGCGAACTTCGTCACCCTCGCGACCCACGGCGAGGAGCGCTCCTTCGACTTCGAGCCGCGCGACCACGTCGAGCTGGGCGAGAGCCTGAAGGCCTTCGACATCGCGCGCGGTGCGAAGGTCGCCGGCTCCCGCTTCTACTACCTCACCGGCATCGGCATGCGGCTCGAGCTCGCGATCATGCTGCTCGGCCTCGACCAGGTGCTCGCCGACGGCTTCACGCCGCTCACGACGCCGACGCTCGTGCGGCCCGAGATCATGCGCGGCACCGGCTTCCTCGGCGAGCACGCCGACGAGGTCTACCACCTGCCCGCCGACGACCTCTACCTCACCGGCACCTCCGAGGTCGCGCTCGCGGGCTTCCACGCCGACGAGATCATCGACGTCGACGAGCCGAAGCGCTACGCCGGCTGGTCGACGTGCTACCGCCGCGAGGCGGGCTCCGCGGGCCGCGACACCCGCGGCATCCTGCGCGTGCACCAGTTCAACAAGCTCGAGATGTTCTCGTACGTCAAGCCCGACGAGGCCGAGGCGGAGCACGACCGGATGCGCGCCCTCCAGGAGCGGATGCTCCAGGCGTGCGAGCTCGACTACCGCGTCATCGACGTCGCGGCCGGCGACCTCGGCTCCTCCGCCGCGCGCAAGTTCGACATCGAGGCGTGGATCCCGAGCCAGCAGCAGTACCGCGAGCTCACCTCCACCTCGAACTGCACGACCTTCCAGTCGCGCCGGCTCGGCACGCGCTACCGCACCGAGAGCGGCAAGACCGCGCCGGTCGCGACGCTCAACGGCACCGCCGCCACGACCCGCTGGCTCGTCGCGATCCTCGAGACGCACCAGCAGGCCGACGGCTCAGTGCGGGTGCCCGCGGCACTGCAGCCCTACCTCGGCGGCCTCGCCGTCATCGAGCCCGTCGAGCCCGCGACGGTGGGTGCCTGA
- a CDS encoding HAD family hydrolase, with protein sequence MEPLLIALDIDGTVVHEDDSLSPRVADAIRAVVDAGHVVVLATGRSQSTTESTAERLGIEPSHLVAANGALVLERKDGRYEPLHVETFDPEEALRTIAKGLPSGAYMVEDAAGHRRYTNGMHDWNLDEAEQVEFDDLFQQPAMRVVVMSPDHEVDEFLEIVERMGLHKVSYAIGYSSWLDIAPDGVTKATGLERVASLLEIPRERILAVGDGRNDIEMFEWVAAGGGRAVAMGQAPDEVKAAANESTSAVHDDGLAEVLEGLLVRA encoded by the coding sequence ATGGAGCCGCTGCTCATCGCGCTCGACATCGACGGCACCGTCGTGCACGAGGACGACTCGCTCTCGCCCCGAGTGGCGGATGCGATCCGTGCGGTCGTCGACGCCGGTCACGTCGTCGTGCTCGCGACCGGTCGCTCGCAGTCCACGACCGAGTCGACGGCCGAGCGGCTCGGGATCGAGCCGAGCCACCTCGTCGCGGCGAACGGCGCGCTCGTGCTCGAGCGCAAGGACGGCCGCTACGAGCCGCTCCACGTCGAGACCTTCGACCCCGAGGAGGCGCTCCGCACGATCGCGAAGGGGCTGCCGAGCGGCGCGTACATGGTCGAGGACGCGGCCGGCCACCGCCGCTACACGAACGGCATGCACGACTGGAACCTCGACGAGGCCGAGCAGGTCGAGTTCGACGACCTCTTCCAGCAGCCGGCGATGCGCGTCGTGGTGATGAGCCCCGACCACGAGGTCGACGAGTTCCTCGAGATCGTCGAGCGGATGGGCCTCCACAAGGTCTCCTACGCGATCGGCTACTCGTCGTGGCTCGACATCGCTCCCGACGGCGTGACGAAGGCGACGGGCCTCGAGCGCGTCGCGAGCCTGCTCGAGATCCCGCGCGAGCGGATCCTCGCCGTCGGCGACGGCCGCAACGACATCGAGATGTTCGAGTGGGTCGCCGCGGGCGGCGGCCGCGCGGTCGCGATGGGCCAGGCGCCCGACGAGGTCAAGGCGGCCGCGAACGAGTCGACCTCCGCGGTCCACGACGACGGCCTCGCCGAGGTGCTCGAGGGGCTGCTCGTCCGCGCGTAG
- a CDS encoding LCP family protein encodes MAAERATTVVDTSSMTPRHGRLRRHSGIAHVFRWIALGMAVVLAALVGVVGISVLRVTTGITTVDLAADVPPAQAGFAPYEGGFTILMVGSDQREGQGEEFGESAYDGGKLNDVTMLLHVNDDHSRARVVSFPRDLLVDFPACEDPETGETVPAARNVQFNQALGRGGLACVATVVESLTGMDVPYAAMITFQGVINMSTAVGGVPVCFAGPIDDPWTGLQIEEAGVHELEGERALQFLRSRHGVGDGSDLARISSQQVFLSSLVRTLQSDAVLTDFTRLYAISQVAIENMTLSSGLGDIGTMVSMARVLADIPLETMQFVLYPNVYQGARVVPDEERAEELMRRIRLDLPIELGEDSLGVGSTDQTPEPTTGPSASGTPEPTSTPEPTESAEPGTTPTPTPTDELEGVIGQDASQESCVVPFGG; translated from the coding sequence ATGGCAGCCGAGCGCGCGACCACCGTCGTCGACACCTCGTCGATGACGCCGCGCCACGGGCGGCTGCGGCGGCACTCGGGGATCGCCCACGTCTTCCGCTGGATCGCGCTCGGCATGGCCGTCGTGCTCGCGGCGCTCGTCGGCGTCGTCGGCATCTCGGTGCTGCGCGTCACGACCGGCATCACCACCGTCGACCTCGCCGCCGACGTGCCGCCCGCCCAAGCCGGCTTCGCGCCCTACGAGGGCGGGTTCACGATCCTCATGGTCGGCTCCGACCAGCGCGAGGGGCAGGGCGAGGAGTTCGGCGAGTCGGCCTACGACGGCGGCAAGCTCAACGACGTCACGATGCTCCTGCACGTCAACGACGACCACAGCCGAGCGCGCGTCGTCTCCTTCCCGCGCGACCTGCTCGTCGACTTCCCCGCGTGCGAGGACCCGGAGACGGGCGAGACGGTGCCGGCCGCGCGCAACGTGCAGTTCAACCAGGCGCTCGGCCGCGGCGGGCTCGCGTGCGTCGCGACGGTGGTCGAGAGCCTCACGGGCATGGACGTGCCGTACGCGGCGATGATCACCTTCCAGGGCGTCATCAACATGTCGACCGCGGTCGGCGGCGTGCCGGTCTGCTTCGCCGGCCCGATCGACGACCCGTGGACGGGCCTCCAGATCGAGGAGGCCGGCGTCCACGAGCTCGAGGGGGAGCGGGCGCTGCAGTTCCTTCGCTCCCGGCACGGCGTCGGCGACGGCTCCGACCTCGCGCGCATCTCGTCGCAGCAGGTGTTCCTCTCGTCGCTCGTGCGCACGCTCCAGTCGGATGCGGTGCTCACCGACTTCACGCGCCTCTACGCGATCTCGCAGGTCGCGATCGAGAACATGACCCTCTCGTCGGGCCTCGGCGACATCGGCACGATGGTGTCGATGGCGCGCGTGCTCGCCGACATCCCGCTCGAGACGATGCAGTTCGTGCTCTACCCCAACGTCTACCAGGGGGCGCGGGTCGTGCCCGACGAGGAGCGCGCCGAGGAGCTGATGCGGCGCATCCGGCTCGACCTGCCGATCGAGCTCGGCGAGGACTCGCTCGGCGTGGGATCGACCGACCAGACGCCGGAGCCGACGACCGGACCCAGCGCATCCGGCACCCCCGAGCCGACCTCGACGCCTGAGCCGACCGAGAGTGCTGAGCCCGGCACGACGCCCACGCCGACGCCGACCGATGAGCTCGAGGGCGTCATCGGCCAGGATGCGTCGCAGGAGTCGTGCGTCGTGCCCTTCGGCGGCTGA
- a CDS encoding cold-shock protein, with amino-acid sequence MATGTVKWFDSGKGFGFIAPDDGGKDLFAHYSQIQSNGFKTLEEAQAVEFEIVEGNKGPQAANIRPL; translated from the coding sequence ATGGCAACCGGCACCGTCAAGTGGTTCGACTCCGGCAAGGGCTTCGGCTTCATCGCTCCGGACGACGGCGGCAAGGATCTGTTCGCTCACTACAGCCAGATCCAGTCCAACGGCTTCAAGACCCTCGAAGAGGCTCAGGCAGTCGAGTTCGAGATCGTCGAGGGCAACAAGGGCCCGCAGGCTGCGAACATTCGCCCCCTGTGA
- the speB gene encoding agmatinase gives MIGQRDDPGLPRYAGIATFALLPQRHEVEHADVAVVGIPFDSGTSFRPGARFGPAHVREHSRQLHPYHQVHESFPFRDRQVVDGGDLRVGPYDIEAAVEAIHEQARTLVQGGTTVVAIGGDHTIALPLLRAAAERHGPLAVLHFDAHLDTWDTLHGASIWHGSPFRRAAEEGLLDLEHCQHVGIRGGIYDPIELDDDARAGFAIIRSDDFARHSPEQLAERIRDRLGTGPVYVSIDIDVLDPAHAPGTGTPEVAGISTRELFGVLRELRGLDIVGGDVVEVLPAHDHAGITGLAAAHTVWELLALIPPPSR, from the coding sequence ATGATCGGTCAGCGGGACGACCCGGGGCTGCCGCGCTACGCGGGCATCGCCACCTTCGCGCTGCTGCCGCAGCGGCACGAGGTCGAGCACGCCGACGTCGCCGTCGTCGGCATCCCGTTCGACTCGGGCACGAGCTTCCGCCCGGGCGCGCGCTTCGGTCCGGCGCACGTGCGCGAGCACTCGCGCCAGCTGCATCCGTACCACCAGGTGCACGAGTCGTTCCCGTTCCGCGACCGACAGGTGGTCGACGGCGGCGACCTGCGGGTCGGCCCCTACGACATCGAGGCGGCCGTCGAGGCGATCCACGAGCAGGCGCGGACGCTCGTGCAGGGCGGCACGACCGTCGTGGCGATCGGCGGCGACCACACGATCGCGCTGCCGCTGCTGCGGGCGGCCGCCGAGCGCCACGGGCCGCTCGCGGTGCTCCACTTCGACGCGCACCTCGACACGTGGGACACGCTGCACGGCGCGAGCATCTGGCACGGCTCGCCGTTCCGCCGCGCCGCGGAGGAGGGGCTGCTCGACCTCGAGCACTGCCAGCACGTCGGCATCCGCGGCGGCATCTACGACCCGATCGAGCTCGACGACGACGCGCGGGCCGGGTTCGCGATCATCCGGAGCGACGACTTCGCCCGCCACTCGCCCGAGCAGCTCGCCGAGCGCATCCGGGACCGCCTCGGCACCGGGCCGGTGTATGTGTCGATCGACATCGACGTGCTGGATCCGGCGCACGCGCCCGGCACCGGCACGCCGGAGGTCGCCGGCATCAGCACCCGCGAGCTCTTCGGCGTGCTGCGCGAGCTGCGCGGGCTCGACATCGTCGGCGGCGACGTCGTCGAGGTGCTGCCCGCCCACGACCACGCGGGCATCACGGGGCTCGCCGCCGCGCACACCGTGTGGGAGCTGCTCGCGCTCATCCCGCCGCCGTCGCGCTGA
- a CDS encoding OsmC family peroxiredoxin gives MAITSNASTSWNGPLSSGSGTTTLGTGSSFDLTWKARAEEGGASTPEEFIAAAHASCYAMALSHALEEAGHAPESLSTSAKVSFEPGKGITTSVLTVSGKVPGIDQEQFAKHAEEAKAGCPVSQALAGIEIQLESATLEG, from the coding sequence ATGGCCATCACCTCGAACGCGAGCACCAGCTGGAACGGGCCGCTCAGCAGCGGCTCCGGCACGACCACGCTCGGCACCGGCTCGAGCTTCGACCTCACGTGGAAGGCGCGCGCCGAGGAGGGCGGCGCCTCGACGCCCGAGGAGTTCATCGCCGCTGCGCACGCCTCCTGCTACGCGATGGCGCTCTCCCACGCGCTCGAGGAAGCCGGCCACGCGCCCGAGTCGCTCAGCACGAGCGCGAAGGTCTCGTTCGAGCCCGGCAAGGGCATCACGACGAGCGTGCTGACGGTGAGCGGGAAGGTGCCCGGCATCGACCAGGAGCAGTTCGCGAAGCATGCCGAGGAGGCCAAGGCTGGCTGCCCGGTCTCGCAGGCCCTCGCGGGCATCGAGATCCAGCTCGAGAGCGCCACGCTCGAGGGCTGA
- a CDS encoding FKBP-type peptidyl-prolyl cis-trans isomerase, which produces MTEKPEIDAPEGPAPADLEITDITVGDGEEAVNGKQVSVHYVGVTHSTGEEFDASYNRGAPLEFPLGVGMVIKGWEQGILGMRVGGRRKLVIPPHLAYGERGAGGVIGPNEALIFVCDLVAVR; this is translated from the coding sequence ATGACTGAGAAGCCCGAGATCGACGCCCCCGAGGGCCCCGCGCCCGCTGACCTCGAGATCACCGACATCACCGTCGGCGACGGCGAGGAGGCGGTGAACGGCAAGCAGGTGAGCGTGCACTACGTCGGCGTGACGCACTCGACCGGCGAGGAGTTCGACGCCTCGTACAACCGCGGCGCCCCGCTCGAGTTCCCGCTCGGGGTGGGCATGGTCATCAAGGGCTGGGAGCAGGGGATCCTCGGCATGCGCGTCGGCGGCCGCCGCAAGCTCGTCATCCCGCCCCACCTCGCCTACGGCGAGCGCGGCGCGGGCGGCGTGATCGGCCCGAACGAGGCGCTCATCTTCGTGTGCGACCTGGTCGCCGTCCGCTGA